Proteins encoded together in one Cicer arietinum cultivar CDC Frontier isolate Library 1 chromosome 4, Cicar.CDCFrontier_v2.0, whole genome shotgun sequence window:
- the LOC101497071 gene encoding low affinity inorganic phosphate transporter 1-like, whose product MAGELGVLNALDVAKTQWYHFTTIVIAGMGFFTDAYDLFCISLITKLLGRIYYTVPNAPKPGTLPPNVQAAVTGVALCGTLAGQLFFGWLGDKMGRKKVYGLTLILMVVCSVGSGLSFGNSPKSVMATLCFFRFWLGFGIGGDYPLSATIMSEYANKKTRGAFIAAVFAMQGFGILGGGIVALIVSAAFDHKYNVPSYAENPEASLVLPAFDFVWRLILMFGALPAALTYYWRMKMPETARYTALVAKNAKQAASDMSKVLQVELEVEEEKVIQITSGKRNTFGLFSKEFAKRHGLHLIGTTTTWFLLDIAFYSQNLFQKDIFSAIGWIPPAVEMNAVHEVYKIARAQTLIALCSTVPGYWFTVAFIDYMGRFAIQLMGFFFMTVFMFALAIPYDHWSKKDNRIGFVVMYSLTFFFANFGPNATTFVVPAEIFPARLRSTCHGISAAAGKAGAIIGAFGFLYAAQSKDPSKTDKGYPAGIGIKNSLIMLGVINFAGMIFTLLVPESKGKSLEELSGENDGDGVEDIEQDGSRFQTGVGITNVIASVAGGIMNIAT is encoded by the coding sequence ATGGCAGGAGAACTTGGAGTTCTAAATGCTCTTGATGTAGCCAAAACACAATGGTACCATTTCACAACAATTGTGATAGCTGGAATGGGTTTCTTTACTGATGCCTATGATCTTTTCTGCATTTCCCTAATCACCAAATTACTAGGGAGAATCTATTACACAGTACCAAATGCACCAAAGCCAGGAACACTTCCTCCAAATGTTCAAGCTGCTGTCACTGGTGTTGCACTTTGTGGCACACTAGCTGGTCAACTATTCTTTGGTTGGCTTGGGGACAAAAtgggaagaaaaaaagtttatgGTTTAACTCTTATTCTCATGGTAGTTTGTTCTGTTGGCTCAGGACTCTCTTTTGGTAATAGTCCAAAGAGTGTTATGGCTACATTATGTTTCTTTAGGTTTTGGCTTGGTTTTGGAATTGGTGGTGATTACCCTCTTTCTGCTACAATTATGTCTGAATATGCTAACAAAAAAACTAGAGGTGCTTTCATTGCTGCTGTCTTTGCTATGCAAGGGTTTGGAATTTTGGGTGGTGGAATTGTTGCTTTAATTGTTTCAGCTGCTTTTGATCATAAATATAATGTTCCTAGTTATGCAGAAAATCCTGAAGCATCGTTGGTATTGCCCGCGTTCGATTTTGTTTGGCGTTTGATTCTAATGTTTGGTGCACTTCCAGCTGCACTTACTTATTACTGGCGTATGAAAATGCCTGAAACTGCTCGTTACACGGCTCTTGTTGCTAAGAATGCGAAACAAGCCGCTTCTGATATGTCAAAGGTTTTGCAAGTTGAACTCGAGGTTGAAGAGGAAAAAGTGATACAAATTACTAGTGGTAAAAGAAATACGTTTGGCTTGTTCAGCAAGGAATTCGCTAAGCGACACGGATTACATTTGATTGGAACAACAACAACTTGGTTTTTGTTGGATATAGCATTCTATAGTCAGAATCTTTTCCAAAAGGACATTTTTTCTGCAATTGGATGGATCCCTCCAGCGGTTGAAATGAATGCAGTTCATGAAGTTTACAAGATTGCAAGAGCACAAACACTTATTGCATTGTGTAGTACTGTGCCAGGATATTGGTTTACAGTAGCGTTTATCGATTACATGGGTCGATTCGCTATTCAATTGATGGGTTTCTTCTTCATGACTGTTTTCATGTTTGCTCTTGCTATACCATATGATCATTGGTCCAAGAAAGATAACAGAATTGGTTTTGTTGTAATGTACTCACTTACATTCTTCTTTGCCAATTTCGGTCCAAATGCTACAACGTTTGTTGTTCCGGCCGAGATTTTCCCTGCCAGGCTAAGATCAACTTGTCATGGAATCTCAGCTGCTGCAGGAAAAGCAGGTGCAATTATTGGTGCATTTGGATTTTTATATGCTGCACAAAGTAAAGATCCTTCTAAGACTGATAAAGGGTATCCAGCTGGGATTGGGATTAAGAACTCTCTTATTATGCTTGGTGTCATCAACTTTGCTGGAATGATTTTCACCTTATTGGTTCCTGAATCAAAGGGGAAATCATTGGAGGAGTTGAGTGGAGAGAATGATGGAGACGGTGTCGAGGACATTGAACAAGACGGATCGCGGTTTCAAACTGGGGTCGGAATCACGAATGTAATTGCAAGTGTTGCTGGTGGGATTATGAACATTGCGacgtaa